From the Natranaeroarchaeum aerophilus genome, one window contains:
- the nrdR gene encoding transcriptional regulator NrdR codes for MDCPDCGNEQTRVIDTGTSADRTSVRRRRECQRCSFRFTTYERPEWESLQVKKRGGTIESFDRQKLRAGIERAVEKRDVTETTVTSLVDDIESELQDREARIVSSSLIGELVSENLRALDKVAYIRFVSVYKTFSEPQEFLRELDAVLDSELDDFEAPDEPQ; via the coding sequence GGGACCAGTGCCGACAGAACCTCCGTCAGACGGCGCCGCGAGTGTCAACGCTGTTCGTTCCGCTTTACGACGTACGAACGTCCGGAGTGGGAGTCCCTCCAGGTGAAAAAACGCGGCGGAACCATCGAATCGTTCGACCGGCAGAAACTCCGCGCAGGGATTGAGCGAGCCGTTGAGAAGCGTGATGTGACCGAGACAACAGTGACTTCTCTCGTCGACGATATCGAGAGCGAACTACAAGACCGAGAGGCACGTATCGTCTCTTCGAGTCTCATCGGCGAACTCGTCTCTGAGAACCTCCGTGCGCTCGATAAGGTCGCTTACATTCGATTTGTCTCTGTTTATAAAACATTCTCCGAGCCGCAGGAATTCCTGAGAGAACTTGATGCAGTCCTGGATTCAGAACTTGACGACTTCGAAGCCCCAGACGAACCACAATGA